A segment of the Streptomyces sp. NBC_01235 genome:
CAGTACATCGGCGTACGTCCGATGCTGGTTGCTCATGGGTGGAACGTTGATTATTCGGCACTCTTGATCGTCTTCTCCTTCCAGTACTGCTCTTCGGGGCGTGGAACGAATGAGGGAAGCGGCGAGGGTGCCGGGCACGCTGTTGGGTGTCTGAGGGTATGGCCGTATGGCTGCCTTCAGTGCCGGCCCCAGTGAACTCCGGGTGTGACTCGGGGGTGATGGGTGGCTGGTCGTTGTTTGAGAACTGCACAGTGGACGCGAGCATCTGTGGCCAAGTTTTTAAGGGCGCACGGTGGATGCCTTGGCACCAGGAACCGATGAAGGACGTGGGAGGCCACGATAGTCCCCGGGGAGTCGTCAACCAGGCTTTGATCCGGGGGTTTCCGAATGGGGAAACCCGGCAGTCGTCATGGGCTGTCACCCATACCTGAACACATAGGGTATGTGGAGGGAACGCGGGGAAGTGAAACATCTCAGTACCCGCAGGAAGAGAAAACAACCGTGATTCCGGGAGTAGTGGCGAGCGAAACCGGATGAGGCCAAACCGTATACGTGTGAGACCCGGCAGGGGTTGCGTGTACGGGGTTGTGGGATCTCTCTTTTACGGTCTGCCGGCCGTGAGACGAGTCAGAAACCGTTGATGTAGGCGAAGGACATGCGAAAGGTCCGGCGTAGAGGGTAAGACCCCCGTAGTCGAAACATCAGCGGCTCGTTTGAGAGACACCCAAGTAGCACGGGGCCCGAGAAATCCCGTGTGAATCTGGCGGGACCACCCGCTAAGCCTAAATATTCCCTGGTGACCGATAGCGGATAGTACCGTGAGGGAATGGTGAAAAGTACCGCGGGAGCGGAGTGAAATAGTACCTGAAACCGTGTGCCTACAAGCCGTGGGAGCGTCGGACATCAAGCTTGCTTGGTGTCTCGTGACTGCGTGCCTTTTGAAGAATGAGCCTGCGAGTTTGCGGTGTGTTGCGAGGTTAACCCGGGTGGGGTAGCCGTAGCGAAAGCGAGTCCGAACAGGGCGTTTCAGTAGCACGCTCAAGACCCGAAGCGGAGTGATCTAGCCATGGGCAGGTTGAAGCGGAGGTAAGACTTCGTGGAGGACCGAACCCACCAGGGTTGAAAACCTGGGGGATGACCTGTGGTTAGGGGTGAAAGGCCAATCAAACTCCGTGATAGCTGGTTCTCCCCGAAATGCATTTAGGTGCAGCGTCGTGTGTTTCTTGCCGGAGGTAGAGCACTGGATAGGCGATGGGCCCTACCGGGTTACTGACCTTAGCCAAACTCCGAATGCCGGTAAGTGAGAGCGCGGCAGTGAGACTGTGGGGGATAAGCTCCATGGTCGAGAGGGAAACAGCCCAGAGCATCGACTAAGGCCCCTAAGCGTACGCTAAGTGGGAAAGGATGTGGAGTCGCACAGACAACCAGGAGGTTGGCTTAGAAGCAGCCACCCTTGAAAGAGTGCGTAATAGCTCACTGGTCTAGTGATTCCGCGCCGACAATGTAGCGGGGCTCAAGCGTACCGCCGAAGTCGTGTCATTGCGATATATACCCCCAACGGGGATCGTGATGGGTAGGGGAGCGTCGTGTGCCGGGTGAAGCAGCCGCGTAAGCGAGTTGTGGACGGTTCACGAGTGAGAATGCAGGCATGAGTAGCGATTCACACGTGAGAAACGTGTGCGCCGATTGACTAAGGGTTCCTGGGTCAAGCTGATCTGCCCAGGGTAAGTCGGGACCTAAGGCGAGGCCGACAGGCGTAGTCGATGGATAACCGGTTGATATTCCGGTACCCGCTGTGAAGCGTCAAACATTGAATCAGGCGATGCTAAGTCCGTGAAGCCGTTCCGGACCCTTCGGGGAATGGAAAGTGGTGGAGCCGACGGACCAGACTTGTAGTAGGTGAGTGATGGGGTGACGCAGGAAGGTAGTCCATCCCGGGCGGTGGTTGTCCCGGGGTAAGGGTGTAGGCCGTGCGATAGGCAAATCCGTCGCACATGGGGCTGAGACCTGATGCCGAGCCGATTGTGGCGAAGTGGATGATCCTATGCTGTCGAGAAAAGCCTCTAGCGAGTTTCATGGCGGCCCGTACCCTAAACCGACTCAGGTGGTCAGGTAGAGAATACCGAGGCGTTCGGGTGAACTATGGTTAAGGAACTCGGCAAAATGCCCCCGTAACTTCGGGAGAAGGGGGGCCATCACTGGTGAGAGGACTTGCTCCTCGAGCTGGGGGTGGCCGCAGAGACCAGCGAGAAGCGACTGTTTACTAAAAACACAGGTCCGTGCGAAGCCGTAAGGCGATGTATACGGACTGACGCCTGCCCGGTGCTGGAACGTTAAGGGGACCGGTTAGTCACTCTTCGGGGTGGCGAAGCTGAGAACTTAAGCGCCAGTAAACGGCGGTGGTAACTATAACCATCCTAAGGTAGCGAAATTCCTTGTCGGGTAAGTTCCGACCTGCACGAATGGCGTAACGACTTCTCGACTGTCTCAACCATAGGCCCGGTGAAATTGCACTACGAGTAAAGATGCTCGTTTCGCGCAGCAGGACGGAAAGACCCCGGGACCTTTACTACAGTTTGATATTGGTGTTCGGTTCGGCTTGTGTAGGATAGGTGGGAGACTGTGAAGCTTGGACGCCAGTTCAGGTGGAGTCGTCGTTGAAATACCACTCTGGTCGTGCTGGATGTCTAACCTGGGTCCGTGATCCGGATCAGGGACAGTGTCTGATGGGTAGTTTAACTGGGGCGGTTGCCTCCTAAAGAGTAACGGAGGCGCCCAAAGGTTCCCTCAGCCTGGTTGGCAATCAGGTGTTGAGTGTAAGTGCACAAGGGAGCTTGACTGTGAGACCGACGGGTCGAGCAGGGACGAAAGTCGGGACTAGTGATCCGGCGGTGGCTTGTGGAAGCGCCGTCGCTCAACGGATAAAAGGTACCCCGGGGATAACAGGCTGATCTTCCCCAAGAGTCCATATCGACGGGATGGTTTGGCACCTCGATGTCGGCTCGTCGCATCCTGGGGCTGGAGTCGGTCCCAAGGGTTGGGCTGTTCGCCCATTAAAGCGGTACGCGAGCTGGGTTTAGAACGTCGTGAGACAGTTCGGTCCCTATCCGCTGCGCGCGCAGGAATATTGAGAAGGGCTGTCCCTAGTACGAGAGGACCGGGACGGACGAACCTCTGGTGTGCCAGTTGTTCTGCCAAGGGCATGGCTGGTTGGCTACGTTCGGGAGGGATAACCGCTGAAAGCATCTAAGCGGGAAGCCTGCTTCGAGATGAGTATTCCCACCCACTTGATGGGGTAAGGCTCCCAGTAGACGACTGGGTTGATAGGCCGGATGTGGAAGCCCAGTAATGGGTGAAGCTGACTGGTACTAATAGGCCGAGGGCTTGTCCTCAGTTGCTCGCGTCCACTGTGTTGGTTCTGAAACCACGAACGGCCCCATGCCCATGGTCACGGGTGTGGTGCGGCTGAAACAGTTTCATAGTGTTTCGGTGGTCATAGCGTGAGGGAAACGCCCGGTTACATTCCGAACCCGGAAGCTAAGCCTTACAGCGCCGATGGTACTGCAGGGGGGACCCTGTGGGAGAGTAGGACACCGCCGAACAATCATTCAAAGGGTTGGGCTCTGAACTTCGGTTCGGAGCCCAACCCTTTTTTGTTTTTGGTCACTTGAAGTTCATGTTGCGCCCCCAGCATCCACGGCATGGGTACTGCTGCAATGCTCAGGGCTGCAGGCGTCGGAATCGGTGACGAGGTCATCGTGCCGGCCTTCGGGAATGTGGAAATCGCCGGAGCGGTAACCCTGGCGGGTGCGCTGCCGGTGTTCGCCGACGTCGATCCGGTGACCTACTGCCTCGACCCGGTTGCCGTCGAAGCGGTCATAACTCAGCGGACCGCGGCCGTCGTTGTCGTACACCGCTTCGGTCGGCCGGCAGAGGTCGGGCGGTTGCATGCCGTTGGGCGGCGGCATGGGCTGTTGGTGTTGGAGCAGGGGGAGTCCGAGGCGCCGTACGACGAGATCGCGCAGCGTCGGGAGCGGGCCGCTTATCTGGACGGGCGGTTGCGTGGGGTGCGGATGCCCGACGGTGGGGATGGGCACACCTATCAGCAGTACGTCGTGCGGGTGCCGGGGAACGGGCGGCCCGACCGGGATGCGTTCGCACGCGCCTTGCGGGGCAGGGGAGTCGAGTGCCGGGTGCCGGTGAAGACTCCGTTGCACCGGTTGCCCGAGTTCAGGCGGTGTGTGTCGCTGCCGGAGACCGAGCTGGCAGCGGACGAGACCCTCGCGTTGCCGGTGGATGCGTCGTTGACGAAGCGGGACATGCAGCGGATCGTTTCGGCCTGCAACGCGCTGGGTGGACTGCTTCAGCCCGCCTTCTGAACGGGTTTGGGAACACCGGCCTGTTCGGGGTATGATCTATTCCGTTGCAGCGAGGGAAACCTCAAAAGGCGACAGGCCCCCTTAGCTCAGTCGGCAGAGCGTCTCCATGGTAAGGAGAAGGTCAACGGTTCGATTCCGTTAGGGGGCTCCACAAAGAAAGCCTCCGCCCGTTCGGGCGGGGGCTTTTCTCATGTCCCCCTTCCTTCACGCCATCCGCATCGCCAGGATGGCCATGTCGTCGGAGGGGGCGTCCGACGCGAAGCGTTCGACCGCGCGCATGATGCGGGCCGCGACAGCGCCCGCTGTGAGGCCGGTGCAGGTGGAGAGGACGTCGGCGAGACCGTCGTCGCCCAGCATGCGGGTGCCCTCGCGGCGCTCGGTGACGCCGTCCGTGACACAGAGCAGGACGTCGCCCGGGTCGAGGGTGACCGTCTGCTCGTAGAGCTCCAGGTCCTCCATGACGCCCAGGAGCGGCTGGGGTTCGGCTGCCGCCTCGACCGTGCCGTTCTGTCGCAGGCGGAGGGGGAGCGGGTGGCCGGCGCAGACCACCTTCAACTCCGCGCTGCCGTCCTCCTGGGGGCGCATCTCGCCGTAGAGGAGGGTCAGGAAGCGGCTGCGGGCGCCCTCGTCGAGGATCGCCGAGTTCAGGCGTTCCAGGACGGCAGGGCCGCTGAGGCCCTCCCGGGCCAGCAGCCTCAGTGCGTGGCGGGCGAGGCCCGTCACCGCAGCCGCGTTCGGGCCCGTGCCGCAGACGTCGCCGATGGCGAAGCCGTACGCGCCGTCGCTGATGGGGAAGACGTCGTAGAAGTCGCCGCCGACCTCGTTGCCCTCGCCGGCCGCGCGGTAGATGACCTCGACCTCGACGCCGTCGATCTCGGGGAGTTCCGGGGGCAGGAGGCTGCGCTGGAGGGACTGGCTGATGGCCGTGCGCTCGGAGTAGAGGCGGGCGTTGTCGAGGGCGAGGGCGGCACGCCGGGACAAGTCCTCGGCCAGTTCCAGGATTTCCTGGCGGAAGTGTTCGTCGGTGGGCTTGCCGAGGGTCAGCATGCCGATGACGCGGTTACGGGCGACCAGGGGGAGGACGACCGTCTCGCCGCCCACCGCCGAGGCCGTCGCCAGGGTGGGGCCGATGCCCGAGGAGACCTGGTGGGTCGGGCCGCCGGTCAGGCCCAGGCTGCGCATGGAGCTGCGCAGGGCCGCGTCGTGCGCGGCCTCGGAGGGGGCAGCCCAGACCCGGGCGCCGGGGGTGGGGACCGGATCCGGCGGCGCGATCTTCGAGAGCAACGACTTGATGCCGTCGATGAGTTCCTCGTCCTCGTGCAGGACGTACGACAGGTAGGGGTCGGAGGCCTGGTCGGCGATCGTGTAGACCGCGCACCAGGTGGCAAGGGTCGGGACCGTCATCTGGGCCATCAGGGCCAGGGTCTGGTCGCGGTCCAGTGTGCCCGCGAGGAGGTCGGAGGCCTCGACGAGGAAGCTGAGGGAGCCTCGGCGCAGGCGCTCCAGCTCGCCCAGGCGGGCCGACTCCACGGCCAGTGCGATGCGGTCGGCCGCGAACTGCAGGCGCAGGGCCTCCTCGTTGGAGTAGCGGCCGGGGGATTCGGCCGCCACGCCGAGGGAGCCCGTCAGGCGGCCCTCGACCTTCAGCGGGACCGTGACGACCGAGCGCATGCCCGTGCCGTTCAGCAGGGGGACGGCGCCGGGGACGGCGAGGAGGTCCTCGTGGACGGCCGGCATGCGGGCCGAGCCGTAGCGGCCGGGGCCCGCCTCGACGGGCACACGCGCGAAGCGCTGGCGGGCGGAGGGCAGGCCGGTGGAGGCGCGGACCTCCAGCTCCGTCTCGTCGTCGGTCGCCAGGAGGAGGAAGGCGGAGTCGGCGTCGAGCATGTCGCGGGCGCGTTCCACCGTGCGCTGGAGGAGGCCGTCGAGGTCGTCCGGGGCCGGGGAGCCGATGAACACCTCGAAGGGGTCGGTGCTCTGGCCGTCGGAGCCGGTGGTCGCGTCGGAGGCCGGGACGCGCAACGGGGTCTGCAGGACCGCGCGTTCGTGGTCGCGGACGAGGAGACAGACCGTGGAGGGCTCGCCGTCGGTGTCGCGGACGCGGAGGTGGGAGGCGTACACGGGCGTGACGCGGCCGTTGGCGCCGCGGATGCCGTAGCTGCCCTCCCAGCGCGAGAGTTGGAGGGCTTCCACGATGCCGGTGCTGGTGCCGGGGGTGTGCGGCCAGGCGGCGAGGTCGGTGAGGGGCTTGCCGATGACCTGGTCGGCCGGGTAGCCGAAGAGTTCCTCGGCGTCCTCGTTCCAGGCGGAGATGGCGCCCGCACGGTCGATCTGGACGACC
Coding sequences within it:
- a CDS encoding SpoIIE family protein phosphatase; translated protein: MTTGLIPGGQTPDPRPSGTRPPHQRRDLAGEGALHVDDRPRSSVITARAAASFEPVGRSVATARAFVRDTLQGWGFADIVDDAVVLTSELVTNAVVHAGTHAEVLCLRSDDGVRIEVADRYPEREIPLQGSPATMGSPDREGGRGLQLCAAIAGRWGVDYTPTHKQVWFQLDLPDRPVGTRTAGPSLPADLLPLADSRVRVAVVQIDRAGAISAWNEDAEELFGYPADQVIGKPLTDLAAWPHTPGTSTGIVEALQLSRWEGSYGIRGANGRVTPVYASHLRVRDTDGEPSTVCLLVRDHERAVLQTPLRVPASDATTGSDGQSTDPFEVFIGSPAPDDLDGLLQRTVERARDMLDADSAFLLLATDDETELEVRASTGLPSARQRFARVPVEAGPGRYGSARMPAVHEDLLAVPGAVPLLNGTGMRSVVTVPLKVEGRLTGSLGVAAESPGRYSNEEALRLQFAADRIALAVESARLGELERLRRGSLSFLVEASDLLAGTLDRDQTLALMAQMTVPTLATWCAVYTIADQASDPYLSYVLHEDEELIDGIKSLLSKIAPPDPVPTPGARVWAAPSEAAHDAALRSSMRSLGLTGGPTHQVSSGIGPTLATASAVGGETVVLPLVARNRVIGMLTLGKPTDEHFRQEILELAEDLSRRAALALDNARLYSERTAISQSLQRSLLPPELPEIDGVEVEVIYRAAGEGNEVGGDFYDVFPISDGAYGFAIGDVCGTGPNAAAVTGLARHALRLLAREGLSGPAVLERLNSAILDEGARSRFLTLLYGEMRPQEDGSAELKVVCAGHPLPLRLRQNGTVEAAAEPQPLLGVMEDLELYEQTVTLDPGDVLLCVTDGVTERREGTRMLGDDGLADVLSTCTGLTAGAVAARIMRAVERFASDAPSDDMAILAMRMA
- a CDS encoding DegT/DnrJ/EryC1/StrS family aminotransferase; this translates as MLRAAGVGIGDEVIVPAFGNVEIAGAVTLAGALPVFADVDPVTYCLDPVAVEAVITQRTAAVVVVHRFGRPAEVGRLHAVGRRHGLLVLEQGESEAPYDEIAQRRERAAYLDGRLRGVRMPDGGDGHTYQQYVVRVPGNGRPDRDAFARALRGRGVECRVPVKTPLHRLPEFRRCVSLPETELAADETLALPVDASLTKRDMQRIVSACNALGGLLQPAF